Sequence from the Fundulus heteroclitus isolate FHET01 chromosome 7, MU-UCD_Fhet_4.1, whole genome shotgun sequence genome:
ATAGAATACAACATCAAACACTTaccctgtgtaagtaaaaaattcagtgcaacaacAGATCGTTTAGTAAATGGCGGGTGTCTGTGAAAGGCATTGGTTATCCGTTGTTtggattttaaccactaggtgtcattattacttattgttccatTAAATGTATAGAAATACCCTATCTTCTGCTTCAGAAACATGGTACTTTGAatacttttagatttaaaagggATATGTCTCGGCAAAATCCACTTGTTTATcccagaaatacattttaaaaatttgaacgtagtctgtccaggagctgcatagGTATTGTTACATTCTTTTTGGGCCATAGTTTTCAAGGCATTcggttttctctgtttttttgttaaattttttttaacaattacgtcacagtatttgctgtggagctgttATACAAGGTCAAAGACTTCCAGTATGCTGGTTCTGCGAATCTGCCATTTTCATTTCTCTGAGCGATCTTATAATaggctgaaggatgctgaagttACAAGTGTTTGTTACACCATCCCTTTGCatgctacaaaaatggccgaatgggGTGAAATTGAACGCTCTGTGATCTGGAGtggggcggggtgtgaagtgcctccttaaATTTAAAGGGACGGCatcaaaacgagttgctctcaggcacacctcagaacagggggaCTGTGGcggtaaattaacgaggaattcagaccaaagcattgcagttccactttatatagaccacaactgaattatttcaaTATGAAATAGAAGAACTGAAAGGCATGACATGTTCCATTTTAACAAATAGCATTTTAATGGCTCTCCACAACTGCAAGAGCTGTCTGGACTCAGCATGTATCATGCACATACATAGGAAGGTGCAGCGGCTGATACAGTCTCTCTTTGAGTGAGAACTTTATTGTAAAGGTACTTCAACTGTTTGGGGaacacagatttttttagaACAACAAAGTAATGTGCATCGCTACACTTTTTAAGCTGTGGGCACAacattttttcaatttttttttaaattctatgCACAGAACGTAGCTGCACAACTTGCTGGGGATACAGTAGACAAAATCAAAGATTTGTCTACTGATCTGAAAGTCGCTTTAGTCAAGGAGTCCAAAACCtgctatttaaaaacaacttaataAGGATTTGAGTCAAACCTAAATTTTAGTATGAACAGGGTTCATACAAAACTTttaggatagttttctttgtattttttctgaTATGATCTAACAGATTTACCAGATTAGCATTAttataaaacttgttttttttatcagactgCTGGAGTGAATCAATAATCCTTCAATAACTGTATGGCTGAATTGCTTAATATTTGCATACTTAATATTTCACAAAAGGTTGCTAACGTTTGTCAGATATTGACTGCATTTTAGGACAAGTTTTCATTCTTATCCTTGTACTGGGGCATATAGTTTAATACTAGCTCTTTCCCAAGTTGTGTATTGTGGGACTGTATACAACTGCTTAATCTTCTTTAGGCTTGCTTTTTATACAGATTTAATGGATTCTCAAAATCATAGCGGACTGAACTGAAAAGCAGGAcattcaaaagataaaaaagtaaacaaataacGGATGGCCCAAGACGTGCATAGATGTAATTGAAAATCAGGTGtctgttttgctcattttaaatGTAGATGTGCCTTCTTTCAGGTTTGACTTGTGCACAATCTTCATTGTTagcaaataattaaatattaaaaatctaTTATGTAACCTAAATAATCACACTTgtcattttgtttctctttttcctttattttcttaaGATCGATCATCGTCCCACCACCCAGTGGCAGTTAGATAAATGGCTGAAAaggtcaaagaaaaaatctgGCAGGAATGATCAGGATTTCTCTCAGACTATTGCAGAACCCCAGGTTTCTCCCCTAAGTCAAAGAGCCCCATCACCAGCCAGGTCATGGGACAGCAATCAGGAGTACAGTCCCAGCCAAACTCCCATTCCGAGTCCACAGTTAAGTTACAGTCACAATAACAGCCCAGTCCCCAGCCCCGGTTACAGCTACTGCCCAAGTCCCAGCCCATTCCCCAGCACTTGTCCAAGTCCTTCCCCTAGTCCGCGGCAAAGCCCACCTCCAAGTCCAGTTCCAAGTTTTTGCCCCAGTCCTTGTGGAACCCCAAGAACCAGTCGAAGCCCAAGCCCCATACCTCCTCCAAGAAGTCCAAGTCCCAGTTTACGTGCACCACCATCGAGGGGTTTTCACTACTTTGGggatcagaaccaaaaccaGTCACATTCTGTTCTAACATCTACCCCGTACAGGACTAAAATAAGACCATGGATTCCTCCAGTGCCCACCACCAATTCAAAGAGTAAACCCACAATTAACAGTCATCTTCAGCCATCTTTTCAGAACAGGCCTAAGAATCACCCCACACAAAGCCAAGTCCAAAGCCAAACCAAGTTGAAACGTTCTGTAAGTTTAAACTCCCAACCAAATCCCAACCAAAACTCTACACCCAAGCCTGCTTCATATCTGGGAACTAAACTGCTCTCTGACACCCCTAAAACTAAAAACCCAACAAAGTTTGGTCAAATCCAAGGCAACCAATCCAAACCCAAGCCACGACCACCATTTCAGCGGCCTTCTCAGCACAGCCCTAAAAGATCAAAGGAGTTAGCGCCCACTGGCCGGGAAACCAGCACAGCTCCTAGTACTTATTCCCAAACTACCTCTAACGCTACTGGCAATCCTGTTACTAAATCGAGCTCTGGACCTCTTCCTAACCTTATACACTGGACAAAGCTGTGGAAGGCTTCCCACCCAAACCTCACCCATCTAAGCCATACCAAAACCTCACCAAGGAAGCTTCAGTCTAAGGAACTGGAAGTGGATCAGAGAAGCTCTCATCTGACCCAAGCAGAGGGGAGAACACATGAAAGGAAGGAGGTTAGACATCACCGTgaaaaacaacaaggaaaacTAGAACGAAAGGAAGACAGAAGGCTGGCGGAGGAGCAGCTACTAAGACGTCCCTGGATCCAAAGTTCggcagaagaagaggaggaagaggaggaaagagaaacagaagagcAAAGTGGGGAGAAGGACACTGCACAAGGGGGAAATAGGAGGAAGGGGGAGCAGGCAAAGGACGAATGGAAAACAGCCAAGCAACGAGTGCCTGCTAACGACAAACAGCAACGCCTTCAAGAGGGTTTAGACTGTCAAGGGAGgacaaaaaagggaagaagatGTGAGGAGGAAAGAGAGGTACACAGAGACCTATCACCGCTGCTATCCACACACTCCCCAACTCCCCAAAGACAACccttcagctcctcctcttcatcgtcGTCTTCCACAACCACCTCAAACTCAGACTCTGAATCCGAATGTCACGCTTCTGTCACCAAGGTTTCAACTGAGTCCACTTCTCACAGGAGGGTTACCAAGACAGGGAACCAACCTCCAAGCAGACCTGACACCACCAGGCCTAAGGCAGTACTCCCCAGACGACCCAGCACAGGTAACCCATGTGAGGGCCAGCAAAGTGAGGCGAAACAAAGGCTCTACACATTGGTCCCATTTGGGCGAGGGGAAAAAACTCCTTCCAATGCCCAGCGGGGGCTAAGAAATTTGGTGGTGCAGATAGACCTCTGTCTTCTCAAGAGAGTCCCAGAAAGCCCTACAAACTCCACTGCTAACAAAGCCTCCCCTTTCAAACCTTCTTTATCCACTAAGGAAAAGCCTAAAGAGGCTATGAAACACATTTATAACCCTGAGACATCCACTAAAGACGGCAAAAGGAAACGCAAGgtagaaaacaattatttatacttttaccTAGAGACGTTAAAACCAAGAGTACTTTTTAGACCTTAATATGGCACAGAATAATTTTATGTCCActtgttttttgtgttcttcAGCTGGAAAACGGTGTGAAGCAGCGAGAAACCAAGAGGAGTCTTCTTTATCCAAACGAGGCCCCAGGGCAGAAAGAATCTTTACCAACAATGGCTGAGAAAGTGGTTACTGAGACATTACACAATGGGTAATAATTTCAACACTTCACATCATGAATTCCCTTGTAGTTTCTGTTGCATGCCATTAAACTATCTACATATCAACTGTTTACcatcacaaatgtaaatgtgAGTAATTAAATAATCTCTGCTTCAACTGAAACCGGATGCCTTGATGAATCTGATTTTTCCCCAACATTCCAGGTTGGTCCAGATATGTTGAAAGGCACTCTGGGCTCACTGCTTAGTATAGTAGAGacagtggtgttttgttgtatgTGCCATATGGGCAGTTGAACCAGGCGCTGTTAAAAAAGGAACATGAGTAAGATGTAAAATATCTGTCTTATCTGTTCTTTGCGCCTTGAACAAGTTTTCTGACGCATTTATGCAGGGAGAGTTCACAGGGAATGAGTGTCCTGAGGAAAAGTATGATACGTGCTTTGTGCAAGACTCCAATACATTTTATCCTGTCCCAGAATTCAGATGATTTCATGCCTTTTGATTGGTTGGGGTGTGGTAAAAGGTGGGACTCATTCAGGGCACCATTCATTGAAGACCATCTCTAATTGGAGGATCTGTGATCCTTTGGGCttcctttttatttgaatgCTCTGAAAACTGTGTTAGACTGCATGACATCATGAGGGATCTGAAAGAAAGACATTTAATCTCTCTGTGAACGCTGAAAAGGAACCATTGTTGAGTAATCACTTGGTTTGATTGATTAAGATccaaaacaccccccccccccccccataaaaaCAGAGCAGTGACTGTCAAGTTTTTTTCACTGACAAAGATGTGCGTCCTACCTGCTGCGGTGCTCACATATGCACTTGAGTACATATCCATGCATGCAGTTGTGCACACTGGCTAATTCATTAAATGTTCCTATGTCAAAATATAAtttctcactctctctcacacattctctctcacacacacacacactctcactcactctctctctctctctctctctctctctctctctctctcacacacacacacacacacacacactcactcccTGTCTCTTTCTCACAAACACACTCACTCTCACTTTGTCTCTCTGTATGTCTCTCACTCTCGCTCACTCTCTGTCTGTTTCTAACAAACACACACTTGCTCTCACTCTCTGTCTCtcactttctctctttctctttctgtctctgcctgtatgtctctctctcactctctgtCTCACTCTGTCTTTGTCTTTCACTCTCTGTGagtctctctcacacacactcattaTCTCACTATGTCTCTCACTCGCTG
This genomic interval carries:
- the aff3 gene encoding AF4/FMR2 family member 3 isoform X1; translated protein: MPTVLGGKGKLSIVCFLLRYAHSQGKRSQPNRRAKGILEDMTQSWPSQQALAGDQAQRILYNSKDAKHSAAQQRQSRGDAQQRMVRHPYVAPHKSMLADDLKLSSDEEDTQRAIHESASWDRRSLPAQRAHTHGRRVRHSSSDSSDSDSSAESGSSSLHSRSSSPELHPDPPSPVNTQPACNNKEIDHRPTTQWQLDKWLKRSKKKSGRNDQDFSQTIAEPQVSPLSQRAPSPARSWDSNQEYSPSQTPIPSPQLSYSHNNSPVPSPGYSYCPSPSPFPSTCPSPSPSPRQSPPPSPVPSFCPSPCGTPRTSRSPSPIPPPRSPSPSLRAPPSRGFHYFGDQNQNQSHSVLTSTPYRTKIRPWIPPVPTTNSKSKPTINSHLQPSFQNRPKNHPTQSQVQSQTKLKRSVSLNSQPNPNQNSTPKPASYLGTKLLSDTPKTKNPTKFGQIQGNQSKPKPRPPFQRPSQHSPKRSKELAPTGRETSTAPSTYSQTTSNATGNPVTKSSSGPLPNLIHWTKLWKASHPNLTHLSHTKTSPRKLQSKELEVDQRSSHLTQAEGRTHERKEVRHHREKQQGKLERKEDRRLAEEQLLRRPWIQSSAEEEEEEEERETEEQSGEKDTAQGGNRRKGEQAKDEWKTAKQRVPANDKQQRLQEGLDCQGRTKKGRRCEEEREVHRDLSPLLSTHSPTPQRQPFSSSSSSSSSTTTSNSDSESECHASVTKVSTESTSHRRVTKTGNQPPSRPDTTRPKAVLPRRPSTGNPCEGQQSEAKQRLYTLVPFGRGEKTPSNAQRGLRNLVVQIDLCLLKRVPESPTNSTANKASPFKPSLSTKEKPKEAMKHIYNPETSTKDGKRKRKLENGVKQRETKRSLLYPNEAPGQKESLPTMAEKVVTETLHNGYLEEYLDNKRPVSPLSPLSPLPQSPEPTKPPSKAKATAEQQQSRPQKTKDKSRDAIVKPKMEVECVKVSRQPQPPSEPTWGPAGHRGTVPNQELSQHAEYYLHEAKRMKHRADAMVDKLGKAVNYVDAALSFMECGKAMEEGPLEAKSPFTMYSETVELIRYAMRLKSHSGPGARQEDKQLAVLCFRCLALLYWQMFRLKKDHALKYSKVLLDYFKSSPKVPTTPPGWMDSGKATAGLPSSLSPTAKHHRRGSNEGGSPTSLISIPQRIHQMAANHLNITNSVLYSYEYWEVADNLAKENKEFFNYLNTLSGPLTLHSSIAHAVQYTRQALQWIRISAKLN
- the aff3 gene encoding AF4/FMR2 family member 3 isoform X2 — translated: MPTVLGGKGKLSIVCFLLRYAHSQDMTQSWPSQQALAGDQAQRILYNSKDAKHSAAQQRQSRGDAQQRMVRHPYVAPHKSMLADDLKLSSDEEDTQRAIHESASWDRRSLPAQRAHTHGRRVRHSSSDSSDSDSSAESGSSSLHSRSSSPELHPDPPSPVNTQPACNNKEIDHRPTTQWQLDKWLKRSKKKSGRNDQDFSQTIAEPQVSPLSQRAPSPARSWDSNQEYSPSQTPIPSPQLSYSHNNSPVPSPGYSYCPSPSPFPSTCPSPSPSPRQSPPPSPVPSFCPSPCGTPRTSRSPSPIPPPRSPSPSLRAPPSRGFHYFGDQNQNQSHSVLTSTPYRTKIRPWIPPVPTTNSKSKPTINSHLQPSFQNRPKNHPTQSQVQSQTKLKRSVSLNSQPNPNQNSTPKPASYLGTKLLSDTPKTKNPTKFGQIQGNQSKPKPRPPFQRPSQHSPKRSKELAPTGRETSTAPSTYSQTTSNATGNPVTKSSSGPLPNLIHWTKLWKASHPNLTHLSHTKTSPRKLQSKELEVDQRSSHLTQAEGRTHERKEVRHHREKQQGKLERKEDRRLAEEQLLRRPWIQSSAEEEEEEEERETEEQSGEKDTAQGGNRRKGEQAKDEWKTAKQRVPANDKQQRLQEGLDCQGRTKKGRRCEEEREVHRDLSPLLSTHSPTPQRQPFSSSSSSSSSTTTSNSDSESECHASVTKVSTESTSHRRVTKTGNQPPSRPDTTRPKAVLPRRPSTGNPCEGQQSEAKQRLYTLVPFGRGEKTPSNAQRGLRNLVVQIDLCLLKRVPESPTNSTANKASPFKPSLSTKEKPKEAMKHIYNPETSTKDGKRKRKLENGVKQRETKRSLLYPNEAPGQKESLPTMAEKVVTETLHNGYLEEYLDNKRPVSPLSPLSPLPQSPEPTKPPSKAKATAEQQQSRPQKTKDKSRDAIVKPKMEVECVKVSRQPQPPSEPTWGPAGHRGTVPNQELSQHAEYYLHEAKRMKHRADAMVDKLGKAVNYVDAALSFMECGKAMEEGPLEAKSPFTMYSETVELIRYAMRLKSHSGPGARQEDKQLAVLCFRCLALLYWQMFRLKKDHALKYSKVLLDYFKSSPKVPTTPPGWMDSGKATAGLPSSLSPTAKHHRRGSNEGGSPTSLISIPQRIHQMAANHLNITNSVLYSYEYWEVADNLAKENKEFFNYLNTLSGPLTLHSSIAHAVQYTRQALQWIRISAKLN